A genomic window from Chelonia mydas isolate rCheMyd1 chromosome 16, rCheMyd1.pri.v2, whole genome shotgun sequence includes:
- the INPP5E gene encoding phosphatidylinositol polyphosphate 5-phosphatase type IV isoform X2 produces MNPPNGFSQHAVACITSSTEGRVLQDQQVKKTGGAMRKEAGDSRVLALEDHPDIESFLNDTLRFPPDEIKPNMKIKSVTPKPPRKPRLARASSLDEKSWRRRRVFRTSLENLIDPNETSSSNGSLQESSLSPPTRSRVVLNGEQGSLHNLQDASEASPYGKNKGSISDSEKQVSEVPSASVGLMQGKESSGSKPRLSKITPPRPLPPLELSVASHVLRTANRIDSDYMDYQHYSQSRFERLSSSLSDTGLHNSGMVCDSCSTDSMKSTFSLLTPLRAKDVRNRSYLEGSLLASGALLGAEELSRYFPDRSIGIFVATWNMQGRKELPENLDDFLFPSDPDYAQDMYVVGVQEGCPDRREWEIRLQETLGPHYVMLYSAAHGVLYMSVFIRRDLIWFCSEVEYATVTTRIVSQIKTKGALGICFTFFGTSFLFITSHFTSGDGKVYERILDYNKTIQALALPKNVPDTNPYRSSPSDVTTRFDEVFWFGDFNFRLNKDRESVDSILNQHLEKDLSKLLQYDQLIKEMNDGAIFKGFQEAAIHFRPSYKFDIGQDSYDTTSKQRTPSYTDRVIYRSRHKDDIHAVKYSSCSVVKTSDHRPVYGLFRVKVRPGRDKSVTCLCIYTCDQAAHPACCRAV; encoded by the exons ATGAACCCTCCAAATGGattttcccagcatgcagtggCATGTATTACTTCAAGCACAGAGGGCAGAGTACTACAGGACCAGCAAGTGAAGAAGACTGGTGGAGCTATGAGGAAGGAGGCTGGTGACAGCAGGGTGCTTGCACTTGAGGACCATCCAGACATAGAATCCTTTTTAAATGACACCTTAAGATTTCCCCCTGATGAAATCAAACCCAATATGAAGATTAAATCTGTCACTCCAAAGCCTCCCAGGAAACCCAGGCTAGCGCGAGCATCATCTCTTGAtgagaaaagctggaggaggaggagagtgttTAGAACGAGTCTGGAAAATCTGATCGATCCCAATGAGACAAGCTCCTCCAATGGCTCTCTCCAGGAGTCGTCCCTGAGTCCTCCCACCAGGAGCAGAGTGGTACTCAATGGCGAACAGGGTTCTTTGCACAACTTGCAGGATGCCTCGGAAGCGAGCCCTTATGGGAAGAACAAGGGTAGCATTTCAGATTCCGAGAAACAGGTCTCTGAGGTTCCCAGTGCCTCTGTGGGGCTTATGCAGGGGAAAGAATCTTCAGGCAGCAAACCCCGGCTGTCCAAAATAACACCCCCTCGACCACTGCCCCCCCTGGAACTCAGCGTGGCCTCTCACGTGCTGAGGACAGCTAATAGGATCGACTCAGATTATATGGATTACCAACATTATTCTCAGAGCAGGTTTGAAAGGTTGAGCAGCAGCCTGAGTGACACCGGGCTTCACAACAGTGGGATGGTCTGCGATAGCTGTTCCACAGACTCCATGAAGTCTACGTTCAGCCTGCTCACCCCCCTTCGTGCCAAGGATGTTCGAAACAG AAGCTATTTGGAAGGCAGTCTTCTAGCTAGTGGTGCATTGCTGGGAGCAGAAGAACTGAGCAGATATTTTCCTGATCGGAGCATTGGAATATTTGTGGCCACCTGGAATATGCAAGGCCGGAAG GAACTTCCAGAGAATCTGGATGACTTCTTGTTCCCATCGGATCCTGACTATGCCCAGGACATGTATGTTGTTGGCGTTCAAGAAGGCTGTCCAGACAG AAGAGAGTGGGAGATCCGTCTGCAGGAGACGCTGGGGCCCCATTACGTCATGCTGTACTCAGCTGCACACGGAGTTCTCTACATGTCAGTGTTCATAAGAAGAGACCTCATCTGGTTCTGCTCAG AGGTGGAATATGCCACTGTGACCACTCGCATTGTGTCTCAGATCAAAACCAAGGGAGCCCTGGGAATCTGCTTCACGTTCTTTGGGACTTCCTTCCTCTTCATCACGTCCCATTTCACAT CGGGGGATGGTAAAGTGTATGAGAGGATACTGGACTACAATAAAACCATCCAAGCACTTGCACTTCCCAAGAACGTCCCAGATACAAATCCCTATCGATCCAGCCCTT CTGATGTCACAACTCGGTTCGACGAGGTGTTCTGGTTTGGAGACTTCAATTTCCGACTAAACAAGGATCGTGAGAGCGTGGATTCAATCCTGAACCAGCATCTGGAAAAAGACCTGTCCAAGCTACTGCAGTATGACCAGCTCATTAAAGAAATGAATGATG gggctATTTTCAAAGGGTTCCAGGAGGCTGCCATTCATTTCCGTCCTTCCTATAAGTTCGATATAGGGCAGGATAGCTACGACACCACTTCCAAGCAGAGGACGCCTTCATACACG GATCGAGTGATCTACAGGAGCCGTCACAAGGATGACATCCATGCCGTGAAGTACTCCTCCTGTTCCGTGGTCAAAACATCAGACCACAGGCCAGTGTACGGGCTGTTCCGGGTGAAAGTCAGGCCCGGTAGAGACAAGTCAGTGACCTGTTTGTGCATCTACACATGTGATCAGGCTGCA cATCCCGCTTGCTGCAGGGCAGTTTGA
- the INPP5E gene encoding phosphatidylinositol polyphosphate 5-phosphatase type IV isoform X1: MNPPNGFSQHAVACITSSTEGRVLQDQQVKKTGGAMRKEAGDSRVLALEDHPDIESFLNDTLRFPPDEIKPNMKIKSVTPKPPRKPRLARASSLDEKSWRRRRVFRTSLENLIDPNETSSSNGSLQESSLSPPTRSRVVLNGEQGSLHNLQDASEASPYGKNKGSISDSEKQVSEVPSASVGLMQGKESSGSKPRLSKITPPRPLPPLELSVASHVLRTANRIDSDYMDYQHYSQSRFERLSSSLSDTGLHNSGMVCDSCSTDSMKSTFSLLTPLRAKDVRNRSYLEGSLLASGALLGAEELSRYFPDRSIGIFVATWNMQGRKELPENLDDFLFPSDPDYAQDMYVVGVQEGCPDRREWEIRLQETLGPHYVMLYSAAHGVLYMSVFIRRDLIWFCSEVEYATVTTRIVSQIKTKGALGICFTFFGTSFLFITSHFTSGDGKVYERILDYNKTIQALALPKNVPDTNPYRSSPSDVTTRFDEVFWFGDFNFRLNKDRESVDSILNQHLEKDLSKLLQYDQLIKEMNDGAIFKGFQEAAIHFRPSYKFDIGQDSYDTTSKQRTPSYTDRVIYRSRHKDDIHAVKYSSCSVVKTSDHRPVYGLFRVKVRPGRDNIPLAAGQFDRELYLIGIKRRITRELQKRQEIKDQKSSRVCTVS; the protein is encoded by the exons ATGAACCCTCCAAATGGattttcccagcatgcagtggCATGTATTACTTCAAGCACAGAGGGCAGAGTACTACAGGACCAGCAAGTGAAGAAGACTGGTGGAGCTATGAGGAAGGAGGCTGGTGACAGCAGGGTGCTTGCACTTGAGGACCATCCAGACATAGAATCCTTTTTAAATGACACCTTAAGATTTCCCCCTGATGAAATCAAACCCAATATGAAGATTAAATCTGTCACTCCAAAGCCTCCCAGGAAACCCAGGCTAGCGCGAGCATCATCTCTTGAtgagaaaagctggaggaggaggagagtgttTAGAACGAGTCTGGAAAATCTGATCGATCCCAATGAGACAAGCTCCTCCAATGGCTCTCTCCAGGAGTCGTCCCTGAGTCCTCCCACCAGGAGCAGAGTGGTACTCAATGGCGAACAGGGTTCTTTGCACAACTTGCAGGATGCCTCGGAAGCGAGCCCTTATGGGAAGAACAAGGGTAGCATTTCAGATTCCGAGAAACAGGTCTCTGAGGTTCCCAGTGCCTCTGTGGGGCTTATGCAGGGGAAAGAATCTTCAGGCAGCAAACCCCGGCTGTCCAAAATAACACCCCCTCGACCACTGCCCCCCCTGGAACTCAGCGTGGCCTCTCACGTGCTGAGGACAGCTAATAGGATCGACTCAGATTATATGGATTACCAACATTATTCTCAGAGCAGGTTTGAAAGGTTGAGCAGCAGCCTGAGTGACACCGGGCTTCACAACAGTGGGATGGTCTGCGATAGCTGTTCCACAGACTCCATGAAGTCTACGTTCAGCCTGCTCACCCCCCTTCGTGCCAAGGATGTTCGAAACAG AAGCTATTTGGAAGGCAGTCTTCTAGCTAGTGGTGCATTGCTGGGAGCAGAAGAACTGAGCAGATATTTTCCTGATCGGAGCATTGGAATATTTGTGGCCACCTGGAATATGCAAGGCCGGAAG GAACTTCCAGAGAATCTGGATGACTTCTTGTTCCCATCGGATCCTGACTATGCCCAGGACATGTATGTTGTTGGCGTTCAAGAAGGCTGTCCAGACAG AAGAGAGTGGGAGATCCGTCTGCAGGAGACGCTGGGGCCCCATTACGTCATGCTGTACTCAGCTGCACACGGAGTTCTCTACATGTCAGTGTTCATAAGAAGAGACCTCATCTGGTTCTGCTCAG AGGTGGAATATGCCACTGTGACCACTCGCATTGTGTCTCAGATCAAAACCAAGGGAGCCCTGGGAATCTGCTTCACGTTCTTTGGGACTTCCTTCCTCTTCATCACGTCCCATTTCACAT CGGGGGATGGTAAAGTGTATGAGAGGATACTGGACTACAATAAAACCATCCAAGCACTTGCACTTCCCAAGAACGTCCCAGATACAAATCCCTATCGATCCAGCCCTT CTGATGTCACAACTCGGTTCGACGAGGTGTTCTGGTTTGGAGACTTCAATTTCCGACTAAACAAGGATCGTGAGAGCGTGGATTCAATCCTGAACCAGCATCTGGAAAAAGACCTGTCCAAGCTACTGCAGTATGACCAGCTCATTAAAGAAATGAATGATG gggctATTTTCAAAGGGTTCCAGGAGGCTGCCATTCATTTCCGTCCTTCCTATAAGTTCGATATAGGGCAGGATAGCTACGACACCACTTCCAAGCAGAGGACGCCTTCATACACG GATCGAGTGATCTACAGGAGCCGTCACAAGGATGACATCCATGCCGTGAAGTACTCCTCCTGTTCCGTGGTCAAAACATCAGACCACAGGCCAGTGTACGGGCTGTTCCGGGTGAAAGTCAGGCCCGGTAGAGACAA cATCCCGCTTGCTGCAGGGCAGTTTGACAGAGAACTTTATTTAATTGGAATAAAGAGACGAATTACAAGGGAACTTCAGAAGCGGCAGGAGATAAAGGACCAAAAGTCCAGCAGAGTCTGTACTGTTTCCTGA